From Candidatus Poribacteria bacterium:
CAAGCTATGGGGGAACGAGAACTAGCGGGAAGGAGGTCGTCGGGCGGTCACGCAGACGCCCGACGACCAGGCGAATCTCGTCAGCCGAACAAGCCCGGTAGCTGGATGCCTCCGGTCAACTTCTCCATCTCGGCTGCCATCATCTCCTGCGATTTGCGGCGAGCTTCGTTGACCGCAGCCAGCACGAGATCCTCCAACATCTCGACATCGTCGGGATCGACCACTTCCGGAGCGATCGTGATCGAGATCACCTCCTGATGTCCGTTGGCAACGACCGTCACCATGCCTCCGCCGACCTTGGCTTCGACGGTGCGGCTCTTGAGCTCCTCCTGAATCTCCAACATGCGCTTCTGCATGCGCTGTGCCTGCTTCATGATGTCGCCCATGCCGGACTTCATCGGGGTCCTCCCTGGGATCGGTTCGTCAATCGACGTTGCCCGTGAATGTTTGCAGGATGAGCTGTTCGCCAGCGTCCACGTCCGCACCGACTGCCGAAACAGGTCCGTTCTGGGCGGCTCCATTCGTGTCGCCCATG
This genomic window contains:
- a CDS encoding YbaB/EbfC family nucleoid-associated protein; amino-acid sequence: MKSGMGDIMKQAQRMQKRMLEIQEELKSRTVEAKVGGGMVTVVANGHQEVISITIAPEVVDPDDVEMLEDLVLAAVNEARRKSQEMMAAEMEKLTGGIQLPGLFG